One segment of Candidatus Limnocylindrales bacterium DNA contains the following:
- a CDS encoding YifB family Mg chelatase-like AAA ATPase: MRGHSGARDEDTVYAATTTAAHHGVDSFLVRVEARITTGSLPQFIIVGLPDAAVREGAERVRAAIRATTGAFPQGRCVVNLSPAWRRKAGSAFDLAIAMAILAADKKCPASALARSVFIGELGLNGGLRRISGSLPAAIAAGRAGRERLVLPSANAHEASVAASIDILAARDLAHALRLASTGYREAPVRTDAADLLASSRGRDANIDLSDVRGLVMPRRALEIAAAGGHPLLMCGPPGAGKTMLARRLPTLLPPLTVEEAIETTSVYSVAGLSAETPLVTERPFRAPHHTTSGAGLVGGGSFPVPGEISLAHNGVLFLDELPEFSPVVLNQLREPLEDKRLTISRAGAKVTFPARFLLVAAMNPCPCGYWQTGVRECRCADSAVMRYRGRLSGPLLDRIDLHVAVPSTDYGELRRRQGGESSSVVRERVLAAIEHRRRAGVLEVTDAARLQLEEAAGRFAMSARAIERCLAVARTIAHLALAERVGDEHAAEAVQYRTSLEASPSSTVLREAAAIPSASAGQHVNAVPRKLRRGAASRPRTTSGGCAS, encoded by the coding sequence TTGCGCGGGCATTCGGGTGCGCGCGATGAAGACACCGTGTACGCCGCCACCACGACCGCCGCTCATCACGGCGTCGACAGCTTCCTCGTGCGCGTCGAGGCGCGCATCACCACGGGCAGCCTGCCGCAGTTCATCATCGTGGGGCTGCCCGATGCCGCCGTTCGCGAAGGCGCCGAGCGTGTCCGCGCGGCGATCCGCGCCACTACCGGAGCCTTCCCGCAGGGCCGCTGCGTCGTGAACCTGTCGCCGGCGTGGCGGCGCAAGGCAGGCTCGGCGTTCGACCTGGCCATCGCCATGGCGATCCTGGCGGCGGACAAGAAGTGTCCGGCTTCCGCGCTGGCGCGCAGCGTCTTCATCGGCGAGCTCGGCCTGAACGGCGGGCTGCGCCGAATCAGCGGCAGCCTGCCCGCCGCCATCGCCGCCGGACGTGCCGGCCGCGAGCGCCTGGTGCTGCCGTCGGCAAACGCGCACGAGGCCAGCGTCGCAGCCAGCATCGATATCCTGGCCGCGCGCGACCTGGCGCATGCGCTGCGACTGGCCAGCACCGGCTATCGCGAAGCGCCCGTCCGCACCGACGCCGCCGATCTGCTCGCGAGCTCGCGCGGCCGCGATGCCAACATCGACCTGTCGGACGTGCGCGGGCTGGTCATGCCGAGGCGCGCCCTCGAGATCGCCGCGGCGGGCGGCCACCCGTTGCTGATGTGCGGGCCGCCGGGCGCCGGCAAGACCATGCTCGCGCGCCGGCTGCCCACTCTTCTTCCGCCGCTGACCGTCGAGGAAGCCATCGAGACCACGTCGGTCTACAGCGTTGCCGGGCTGTCGGCCGAGACGCCGCTCGTGACCGAGCGTCCGTTTCGCGCGCCGCACCATACGACTTCGGGCGCGGGACTGGTCGGCGGCGGCTCCTTCCCGGTTCCGGGCGAGATCAGTCTGGCGCACAACGGCGTGCTGTTCCTCGATGAGCTGCCCGAGTTCTCGCCGGTCGTGCTCAACCAGCTTCGCGAGCCGCTCGAGGACAAGCGGCTGACGATCAGCCGCGCCGGCGCCAAGGTGACGTTCCCCGCGCGGTTTCTTCTGGTCGCAGCGATGAATCCTTGTCCTTGCGGCTACTGGCAGACCGGCGTGCGCGAGTGCCGCTGCGCCGACAGCGCAGTGATGCGCTATCGCGGACGGCTCTCCGGGCCGCTGCTGGACCGCATCGATCTGCACGTGGCGGTGCCGAGCACCGACTACGGCGAGCTGCGGCGGCGGCAGGGCGGGGAAAGCTCATCGGTTGTACGTGAGCGCGTGCTGGCGGCGATCGAGCATCGCAGGCGCGCAGGCGTGCTCGAGGTGACCGACGCCGCGCGCCTGCAGCTCGAAGAGGCGGCGGGGCGCTTTGCGATGTCGGCGCGTGCCATCGAGCGGTGCCTGGCGGTGGCGCGCACGATTGCGCATCTCGCGCTGGCCGAACGGGTCGGCGATGAGCATGCTGCCGAGGCGGTCCAGTACCGCACCAGCCTGGAGGCATCGCCCTCGTCGACTGTGCTACGCGAGGCCGCAGCGATCCCGAGTGCGAGCGCTGGCCAGCATGTCAACGCCGTGCCGCGGAAACTCCGGCGCGGCGCTGCCTCCAGGCCGCGCACGACATCCGGAGGTTGCGCATCGTGA
- a CDS encoding ankyrin repeat domain-containing protein, protein MNQPTSSAHALAAAAALSFMVSAAIVDAAARSTDAAVPEAPPPPAAPAEVSPPSGLLPKRGAPAPAAFRLEDRYLDAAARGDMAMVRTCIDKGVDVKVRDSFGRSALLLAAMTSRDLELVKFLQSKGLPVDEPDNQSRTALSYAAGNGDAAMVAYLIDQGADVKRKDWQGQTALMNAALSGDKATVERLLAAGAEIDARDNFDDTPLIGACTKGQDEVARLLYERGADPALRDQEGRTARERALDTSTFCRSMPEIRAGK, encoded by the coding sequence ATGAATCAGCCCACCTCCTCGGCGCACGCGCTTGCCGCCGCGGCAGCTCTCTCATTTATGGTCTCGGCCGCCATCGTCGATGCGGCTGCAAGGTCGACCGATGCCGCCGTGCCGGAGGCTCCCCCGCCGCCAGCGGCACCGGCCGAGGTCTCTCCGCCGTCGGGGCTGCTGCCCAAGCGCGGGGCGCCGGCGCCGGCCGCCTTCCGTCTTGAGGACCGCTACCTGGACGCAGCCGCACGCGGTGACATGGCGATGGTGCGCACCTGCATCGACAAGGGCGTGGATGTGAAGGTCAGGGACAGCTTCGGGCGCTCGGCGCTGCTGCTGGCTGCCATGACCTCGCGCGACCTGGAGCTGGTCAAGTTCCTGCAATCCAAGGGATTGCCGGTGGACGAGCCGGACAACCAGTCTCGCACCGCGCTGTCCTATGCGGCAGGAAACGGCGATGCCGCCATGGTCGCGTATCTCATCGACCAGGGCGCCGACGTGAAGCGCAAGGACTGGCAGGGGCAGACGGCGCTCATGAACGCCGCCCTTTCGGGCGACAAGGCGACGGTGGAGCGCTTGCTTGCAGCCGGCGCCGAAATCGATGCACGGGACAACTTCGACGACACGCCGCTGATCGGCGCGTGCACCAAGGGACAGGACGAGGTGGCGCGGCTGCTGTACGAGCGCGGGGCGGACCCGGCACTGCGCGACCAGGAAGGCCGCACGGCCAGGGAGCGCGCGCTGGACACGTCGACGTTCTGCCGGAGCATGCCCGAGATCCGGGCCGGCAAGTAA
- a CDS encoding pectin acetylesterase-family hydrolase produces MHKDRTRLRRIVLAFAAAALLPASTALAQMELIVDIAVDGGNSYNWQRVALPGTVCGNGSQYKFWYYDSPTSNNMVVMFEGGGACWDYDTCSGRAGVLGASNANGLPDNYIDGMAPRYVSPIVNGADPGLPFRAKRNIATNGWDMVYMPYCTGDVHTGNATATYYDPTGANPPLVWRHAGYNNTVAAANFLRGRFPSIGKLLVTGFSAGGVGTATQYFVMRRTLRPTVKGYSLNDSGPLFPAPNSSYKSWLLHRKIEVSWNLATVYPTFPASFTPSDIGTATRALATEFPTDQHAYTGYMSDYNFSRFSYERFYPGITQATVLSYWRTDSNNLVNVMSQYANFSWHMPWHRPLNDSHCSSIITFVGSHACSSIRKKYWYEYVLEPWQSWKCTGTFKPFETFFDQWVINGTRSRIKETENYYNNEDPGMVILNDLISAAL; encoded by the coding sequence ATGCATAAGGACCGAACCAGGTTGCGGCGTATCGTGCTGGCCTTCGCGGCAGCCGCACTCCTTCCGGCCAGCACTGCGCTGGCACAGATGGAGCTGATCGTCGACATCGCGGTCGACGGCGGCAACAGCTACAACTGGCAGAGGGTAGCGTTACCGGGCACGGTTTGCGGCAACGGATCGCAGTACAAGTTCTGGTACTACGACTCTCCGACGTCCAACAACATGGTCGTCATGTTCGAAGGCGGCGGCGCCTGCTGGGACTATGACACGTGCAGCGGCCGCGCCGGCGTCCTTGGCGCATCCAACGCCAACGGGCTTCCCGACAACTACATCGACGGCATGGCGCCGCGCTACGTGTCGCCGATCGTCAACGGCGCCGATCCGGGGCTGCCGTTCCGCGCCAAGAGAAACATCGCAACCAACGGCTGGGACATGGTCTACATGCCGTACTGCACCGGTGACGTGCATACCGGCAACGCGACCGCGACCTACTACGATCCGACCGGCGCCAACCCGCCGCTGGTCTGGCGGCACGCCGGCTACAACAACACGGTGGCCGCGGCCAACTTCCTGCGCGGCCGCTTCCCGTCCATCGGCAAGCTGCTCGTCACCGGTTTCAGCGCCGGCGGCGTGGGAACCGCAACCCAGTACTTCGTCATGCGCCGCACGTTGCGGCCGACGGTCAAGGGCTATTCGCTGAACGACTCGGGCCCTCTCTTCCCTGCTCCCAACTCGAGCTACAAGAGCTGGCTGCTGCACCGCAAGATCGAGGTCTCGTGGAATCTGGCAACGGTCTATCCGACGTTCCCAGCCAGCTTCACTCCCAGCGACATCGGTACCGCCACCCGCGCGCTGGCCACCGAGTTCCCGACCGATCAGCACGCCTACACCGGCTACATGAGCGACTACAATTTCTCGCGCTTCTCCTACGAGAGGTTCTACCCGGGCATCACGCAGGCCACCGTGCTGTCGTACTGGCGCACCGACTCCAACAACCTCGTCAACGTGATGAGCCAGTACGCCAATTTCAGCTGGCACATGCCCTGGCACCGCCCGCTCAACGACAGCCACTGCTCCTCGATCATCACGTTCGTGGGCAGCCACGCGTGCTCGTCGATCCGGAAGAAGTACTGGTACGAATACGTGCTCGAACCCTGGCAGAGCTGGAAATGCACGGGCACGTTCAAGCCGTTCGAGACCTTCTTCGACCAGTGGGTCATCAACGGCACGCGCAGCCGCATCAAGGAGACCGAGAACTACTACAACAACGAGGATCCGGGCATGGTCATCCTCAACGACCTGATCAGCGCCGCGCTCTGA
- a CDS encoding RNA polymerase sigma factor: MASNPGNEETAQRARDRVEEIYRRESRRVLATLIRLLGDFDLAEEALHEAFMAAAERWPRDGEPDNPRAWLVSTGRFKAIDTLRRRARFQASLGEIAERLGADADEAPADDEGLDDDRLRLIFTCCHPALPPPAQVALTLREVCGLTTEEIARAFLTAAPTVAQRIVRAKAKIRDARIPYQVPARAELAERLDAVLQVIYLVFNEGYSASSGASLTRADLSGEAIRLGRLLIELLPEPEAMGLLALMLLHESRREARASAAGEVILLDDQDRTLWNRALIAEGMALVERAMGSRRFGPYTLQAAIAAVHAQASTPEATDWAQIVGLYDVLARVEPSPVIELNRAVAVAMRDGPEAGLELIDEILRRGELADYHFAHAARADLCRRLGRTREARASYERALELARQEPEKRFLERRLAELPA; encoded by the coding sequence ATGGCATCGAATCCGGGCAATGAGGAAACGGCGCAACGAGCGCGCGACAGGGTCGAGGAGATCTATCGCCGCGAGTCGCGGCGCGTGCTGGCCACCCTCATCCGTCTGCTCGGCGATTTCGATCTGGCCGAAGAGGCGCTGCACGAGGCATTCATGGCGGCCGCCGAGCGCTGGCCGCGCGACGGCGAGCCCGACAACCCGCGGGCATGGCTCGTCTCGACCGGCCGCTTCAAGGCCATCGACACGTTGAGGCGACGCGCGCGCTTCCAGGCCAGTCTCGGCGAGATCGCCGAGCGCCTGGGCGCCGACGCCGACGAAGCTCCAGCCGACGACGAAGGGCTCGACGACGACCGCCTGCGGCTGATCTTCACGTGCTGCCATCCGGCGCTTCCGCCGCCGGCGCAGGTCGCCCTGACGCTGCGCGAAGTATGCGGGCTGACCACCGAAGAGATCGCGCGCGCGTTTCTGACCGCCGCGCCCACGGTGGCTCAGCGCATCGTGCGGGCCAAGGCCAAGATTCGCGACGCTCGCATCCCCTACCAGGTTCCCGCGCGCGCCGAGCTCGCCGAGCGCCTCGACGCCGTCCTGCAGGTCATCTACCTCGTGTTCAACGAGGGCTATTCGGCATCTTCCGGAGCCTCGCTGACGCGCGCCGATCTGTCGGGCGAGGCCATTCGCCTGGGCCGGCTGCTCATCGAGCTACTGCCGGAGCCGGAGGCGATGGGGCTGCTGGCGCTGATGCTGCTGCACGAGTCCCGGCGCGAGGCGCGAGCCTCGGCCGCCGGAGAGGTGATCCTGCTCGACGATCAGGACCGAACGCTATGGAACCGTGCGCTCATCGCCGAAGGGATGGCGCTGGTGGAGCGGGCGATGGGCTCGCGACGCTTCGGCCCCTACACGCTGCAGGCGGCCATTGCCGCGGTGCACGCGCAGGCCTCGACCCCCGAGGCCACCGACTGGGCGCAGATCGTCGGGCTTTACGACGTGCTCGCGCGCGTGGAGCCGTCGCCGGTCATCGAGCTCAATCGCGCGGTGGCCGTCGCCATGCGCGACGGCCCGGAGGCGGGGCTCGAGCTCATCGACGAGATTCTTCGGCGCGGCGAACTGGCCGATTATCACTTCGCGCATGCCGCCCGCGCCGATCTGTGCCGGCGTCTCGGGCGCACGCGCGAAGCGCGCGCCAGCTACGAGCGGGCTTTGGAGCTTGCGCGACAGGAGCCGGAGAAGCGTTTTCTGGAACGGCGGCTCGCCGAGCTGCCTGCATGA
- a CDS encoding YciI family protein yields the protein MKYLCMIYCDERALDALPRSEYERLVAEALAYDEELRRGGHFVMGQALERSHAAATLRVRSSSVATTDGPFAETKEQLGGFILVEARDLNEAIQLASRIPPARFGAVEVRPVRDLARPHAEGDGIESGQ from the coding sequence ATGAAATACCTCTGCATGATCTACTGCGACGAACGCGCATTGGACGCCCTGCCCCGCTCCGAGTACGAGAGGCTGGTGGCCGAGGCGCTGGCCTACGACGAGGAGCTACGGCGGGGCGGGCACTTCGTGATGGGTCAGGCGCTGGAGCGATCGCACGCGGCGGCCACTCTGCGCGTGCGCAGCAGCAGCGTGGCCACCACCGACGGCCCCTTCGCCGAGACCAAGGAGCAGCTGGGAGGCTTCATTCTCGTCGAGGCCCGCGATCTGAATGAAGCGATTCAGCTCGCCTCCCGCATTCCGCCCGCGCGCTTTGGCGCCGTCGAGGTGCGGCCGGTACGGGACCTCGCGCGGCCGCATGCAGAGGGCGATGGCATCGAATCCGGGCAATGA
- a CDS encoding MoaD/ThiS family protein, with protein sequence MIRVVLPQHLRTLARVGREVGVEVRGDVTLRAVLDALEEQYPVLRGTIRGHGGGQRRAFVRFFACEQDLSHEPPDTVLPAAVASGREPLLIVGAMAGG encoded by the coding sequence ATGATCCGCGTCGTGCTGCCGCAGCATCTTCGCACGCTGGCCCGCGTCGGACGTGAGGTTGGCGTCGAGGTGCGCGGCGACGTCACGCTGCGTGCCGTGCTCGATGCGCTGGAGGAGCAGTATCCGGTGCTGCGAGGAACCATCCGCGGCCACGGCGGCGGGCAGCGGCGCGCGTTCGTGCGGTTCTTCGCGTGCGAGCAGGACCTGTCGCACGAGCCGCCCGATACGGTGTTGCCCGCGGCCGTTGCGAGCGGACGCGAGCCGCTGCTGATCGTCGGAGCAATGGCCGGCGGATGA
- a CDS encoding YciI family protein, which produces MKYMLLIYGDENALTQDEREQCYEESAALARKLHSAGQFIATAPLQPTALATSLRVRDGKRVVTDGPFAETREQLGGFFLIDATDLDAALAVAAQLPMAKKGTIEVRPVIEIPGLPSVAAA; this is translated from the coding sequence ATGAAATACATGCTTCTGATCTATGGCGACGAGAATGCGCTCACCCAGGACGAGCGCGAGCAGTGCTACGAGGAGTCGGCGGCGCTGGCGCGCAAGCTGCACTCGGCGGGACAGTTCATCGCAACGGCCCCCCTGCAGCCGACCGCACTGGCCACGAGCCTGCGCGTGCGCGACGGCAAGCGCGTGGTCACCGATGGCCCCTTCGCCGAGACGCGCGAGCAGCTGGGAGGGTTCTTCCTCATCGACGCCACCGACCTGGATGCGGCGCTGGCGGTGGCGGCCCAACTACCGATGGCAAAGAAGGGCACGATCGAGGTGCGACCGGTCATCGAGATCCCCGGGCTGCCGTCGGTCGCCGCCGCCTGA
- a CDS encoding YdiU family protein, whose product MNALEQLRFDNTFVRDLPADPETTNARRQVLGACYSRVQPTPVARPRTIACSREVAEMLGLTLEDCRSEMFAEVFGGNRLLPGMDPYAACYGGHQFGTWAGQLGDGRAITLGEAIGAQGQRLELQLKGAGPTPYSRTADGRAVMRSSVREFLCSEAMHHLGVPTTRALCLVETGDIVVRDMFYDGHPQGEPGAVICRVAPSFLRFGNYEIFASRRDTETLRRLADYTLRMHFPELGQPGVDTYLRWFEEVCRRTAVMITHWMRVGFVHGVMNTDNMSVLGLTIDYGPYGWLEPYDPHWTPNTTDAEGRRYRYANQPGIAVWNLARFASSLLPLTGGAGELESILRASAADLERQYRQMLYRKIGLAPLDDDDTLAEDLLSVLQLVETDMTIFYRSLAGLEASEGVLQQDDARLIAPLSDAYYSPEEIGDEARGRMAAWLRRYLDRLLQQRIPDAERRAGMNAVNPKYVLRNYMAQLAIDRAEKGDGSLVLEMLDVLRRPYDEQPGKEEFAEKRPEWARHRPGCSMLSCSS is encoded by the coding sequence GTGAACGCTCTGGAGCAACTGCGGTTCGACAACACCTTCGTTCGCGACCTGCCCGCCGACCCGGAAACGACGAACGCGCGCAGGCAGGTGCTGGGCGCGTGCTACTCGCGCGTCCAGCCGACGCCCGTGGCGCGGCCGCGCACCATCGCCTGCTCGCGCGAAGTGGCCGAGATGCTCGGCCTGACGCTCGAGGACTGCCGCAGCGAGATGTTCGCGGAGGTCTTCGGCGGCAACCGGCTGCTGCCGGGCATGGACCCGTACGCGGCCTGCTACGGCGGCCATCAATTCGGAACCTGGGCCGGCCAGCTCGGCGACGGCCGCGCGATCACCCTCGGCGAAGCGATAGGCGCCCAGGGGCAGCGCCTGGAGCTGCAGCTCAAGGGCGCAGGACCCACGCCGTACTCGCGCACCGCCGACGGACGGGCCGTCATGCGCTCGTCGGTGCGCGAGTTCCTGTGCAGCGAAGCGATGCATCATCTGGGCGTTCCGACCACGCGTGCGCTGTGCCTGGTGGAGACCGGCGACATCGTCGTGCGCGACATGTTCTACGACGGCCATCCGCAGGGCGAGCCGGGAGCGGTGATCTGCCGCGTCGCACCCTCGTTCCTGCGCTTCGGCAACTACGAGATCTTCGCGTCGCGGCGCGACACCGAGACGCTCCGGCGCCTGGCCGACTACACCTTGCGCATGCATTTCCCCGAGCTCGGGCAGCCGGGCGTGGACACGTACCTGCGCTGGTTCGAGGAAGTCTGCCGCCGCACCGCCGTCATGATCACACACTGGATGCGAGTCGGTTTCGTCCACGGCGTGATGAACACCGACAACATGTCCGTGCTCGGGCTGACCATCGATTACGGCCCGTACGGATGGCTCGAGCCCTACGATCCGCACTGGACGCCGAACACCACCGACGCCGAGGGGCGGCGCTACCGCTATGCCAACCAGCCCGGCATCGCCGTGTGGAACCTGGCCCGATTCGCCAGCTCCCTGCTGCCGCTGACCGGCGGCGCCGGCGAGCTCGAGAGCATCCTGCGCGCGAGCGCCGCCGATCTGGAGCGGCAGTACCGGCAGATGCTCTACCGCAAGATCGGCCTGGCCCCGCTCGACGATGACGACACCCTGGCCGAGGATCTGCTCTCCGTGCTCCAGCTCGTGGAGACCGACATGACGATTTTCTACCGCAGCCTCGCCGGCTTGGAGGCGAGCGAAGGCGTGCTGCAGCAGGACGACGCGCGCCTCATCGCGCCGTTGTCCGATGCGTATTACTCGCCCGAAGAGATCGGCGACGAGGCGCGCGGCCGCATGGCCGCATGGCTACGCCGCTACCTCGACCGGCTGCTGCAGCAGCGCATCCCCGACGCCGAGCGGCGCGCCGGCATGAACGCCGTCAATCCCAAGTACGTGCTGCGCAACTACATGGCACAGCTCGCCATCGATCGCGCGGAGAAGGGCGACGGCTCTCTCGTGCTCGAGATGCTCGACGTCCTGCGCCGTCCGTATGACGAGCAGCCGGGCAAGGAGGAGTTCGCGGAGAAGAGGCCGGAGTGGGCGCGGCATCGGCCGGGCTGCTCGATGCTCTCGTGCAGCTCGTGA
- a CDS encoding aminodeoxychorismate/anthranilate synthase component II produces MLLVIDNYDSFTYNLVQYLGELGAEVEVRRNDAIDVAGIETMAPTGIVISPGPCTPNEARVSLELIPALAGRIPILGVCLGHQCMGQAFGGRVIRAPRLMHGKTSPIHHDGRSIFRGLSQPFTATRYHSLLVERESLPDCLEISAWTSEGEIMGLRHKTLPVEGVQFHPESILTVEGKQLLSNFLGSLPG; encoded by the coding sequence GTGCTTCTGGTGATCGATAACTACGACTCCTTCACCTACAACCTCGTCCAGTATCTGGGCGAGCTGGGCGCGGAGGTGGAGGTTCGTCGCAACGACGCAATCGACGTCGCCGGCATCGAGACGATGGCTCCCACCGGCATCGTCATCTCACCGGGACCGTGCACGCCCAACGAGGCACGCGTCTCTCTCGAACTCATCCCCGCGCTGGCCGGCAGGATCCCCATCCTCGGCGTCTGTCTCGGCCACCAGTGCATGGGGCAGGCCTTCGGCGGACGCGTGATCCGCGCGCCGCGGCTCATGCACGGCAAGACCAGCCCGATCCATCATGACGGCCGCAGCATCTTTCGCGGCCTTTCGCAGCCGTTCACGGCCACGCGTTACCACTCGCTGCTCGTGGAGCGCGAGTCGCTGCCCGATTGCCTCGAGATCAGCGCCTGGACCAGCGAAGGCGAGATCATGGGGCTGCGTCACAAGACGCTGCCCGTCGAAGGCGTGCAGTTCCACCCCGAATCGATCCTGACGGTGGAAGGCAAACAGCTGCTATCGAACTTCCTCGGCTCGCTGCCGGGCTGA
- a CDS encoding gamma-glutamylcyclotransferase, with product MALVRYFAYGSNMQSHTLRGRRTIEPACATAACTEGWRLVLDKPSLMIAEEGMANILPDTQSRVCGVLYEISEDDLAHLDLTEGVLIGNYTRIEIIVRPLHDSEGTGDVAAFTYVSQRRTEGILPSARYMGLLIDGALEHGLPEAYIEHLRSFATRPETPEAALWRPVLDHAMKRT from the coding sequence GTGGCGCTCGTCCGCTACTTCGCCTACGGCTCCAACATGCAGTCCCACACGCTGCGCGGCCGCCGCACCATCGAGCCGGCCTGCGCGACCGCGGCGTGTACGGAAGGTTGGCGCCTGGTGCTCGACAAGCCCAGCCTGATGATCGCGGAAGAAGGCATGGCCAACATCCTTCCCGACACGCAAAGCCGCGTCTGCGGAGTGCTTTACGAGATCTCCGAAGACGACCTCGCGCATCTGGATCTGACCGAAGGCGTCCTCATCGGCAACTACACACGCATCGAGATCATCGTGCGGCCCCTGCACGACAGCGAGGGCACCGGCGACGTCGCCGCCTTCACCTACGTGTCGCAGCGTCGTACGGAAGGGATTCTGCCGTCGGCGCGCTACATGGGGCTTCTCATCGACGGCGCTCTCGAGCACGGCCTGCCCGAGGCCTACATCGAGCACCTGCGCTCGTTCGCCACGAGGCCGGAGACGCCGGAGGCCGCACTGTGGCGCCCGGTTCTCGACCACGCGATGAAGCGAACCTGA
- the dprA gene encoding DNA-processing protein DprA, with protein sequence MSAGGDETLRAWVALGLAAWSATQPWLQLVTGLGGDALAVFAADDEELAAAGARRPVKEVLAAAWEESERALESARRLGLGIASFASDDYPPLLREIPDPPLVLYWRGRPPVQCGAAVAIVGSRRCSTYGLRVATSLAREVAAAGIVVVSGLARGIDAAAHRGAMTSGVTAAVLAGGLDRIYPAAHSSLAGSIADHGGWVLSEQPPGRAPVPRMFPYRNRIITGLARATVVVEAGERSGSLASARHALAQGRDLYAVPGPIDSPCSRGTNALAQEGSYLLTEAADLAATRELSNLARPQPRKPAPNVKDFASLSDAKARMLLAMLQRGGMDLDGLVEGTSLDGGRVLALLTALEMDGLVERGWAGTYSCSPLAAGLSLPGAAFGASRHP encoded by the coding sequence GTGAGCGCAGGCGGAGACGAGACGCTGCGGGCGTGGGTGGCGCTGGGGCTGGCGGCATGGAGCGCAACGCAGCCGTGGCTGCAACTCGTCACCGGGCTCGGCGGGGATGCGCTAGCCGTCTTCGCCGCCGATGACGAGGAGTTGGCGGCGGCGGGCGCCCGGCGGCCCGTCAAGGAGGTGCTCGCGGCGGCATGGGAGGAGAGCGAGCGCGCGCTCGAGTCGGCGCGGCGTCTCGGCCTGGGCATCGCGTCGTTCGCCTCCGACGATTATCCGCCGCTGCTGCGTGAGATTCCCGATCCGCCGCTCGTGCTGTACTGGCGCGGCCGTCCGCCCGTGCAGTGCGGGGCGGCGGTCGCCATCGTCGGCTCGCGCCGCTGCAGCACCTATGGCCTGCGCGTCGCGACCTCGCTGGCGCGCGAGGTGGCGGCGGCCGGGATCGTCGTGGTCAGCGGTCTGGCCCGCGGCATCGATGCGGCCGCTCACCGGGGCGCGATGACGAGCGGCGTGACGGCGGCGGTGCTCGCCGGCGGCCTGGACCGCATCTACCCGGCGGCACATTCTTCGCTCGCAGGCAGCATCGCCGACCATGGCGGCTGGGTCCTCTCGGAGCAGCCGCCGGGGCGCGCGCCGGTGCCGCGAATGTTCCCGTATCGCAACCGCATCATCACCGGGCTGGCGCGCGCCACGGTCGTCGTCGAAGCCGGCGAGCGCAGCGGCTCACTTGCCAGCGCGCGTCACGCGCTGGCGCAGGGGCGCGACCTGTACGCGGTCCCCGGCCCGATCGATTCGCCCTGCTCGCGCGGCACCAACGCTCTGGCGCAGGAGGGGTCCTACCTCCTGACTGAGGCAGCCGACCTCGCGGCGACTCGCGAACTTTCCAACCTGGCCCGCCCGCAGCCGCGAAAGCCGGCGCCGAATGTTAAGGATTTCGCCAGCTTGTCTGATGCGAAGGCCCGTATGCTGCTGGCGATGCTGCAGCGCGGCGGCATGGACCTCGATGGCCTCGTCGAGGGCACGTCACTTGACGGCGGACGAGTTCTGGCGTTGTTAACTGCGCTCGAAATGGACGGGCTGGTCGAGCGGGGATGGGCGGGCACCTATTCGTGCAGCCCTCTGGCGGCCGGCCTCAGCCTCCCCGGCGCGGCATTCGGCGCCTCACGTCATCCTTAA